In Hevea brasiliensis isolate MT/VB/25A 57/8 chromosome 13, ASM3005281v1, whole genome shotgun sequence, a single genomic region encodes these proteins:
- the LOC131172130 gene encoding uncharacterized protein LOC131172130, which yields MLMLRFDVREPQEQTIAHFLSGLNYEIANTVQLQPYVLLQYVIKLAIKIERQRMKGGYKGTTIKTFTKPSNTSTHLLVIPLTSDKGGVKKHDKGESSTKVPVGVSKGKKKEVDPTLSKRSRDIKCFKCLSHGHIPSECPNKRVMVLREAQWEVESEDETCEEEENHEAYGDEEVEYADVGEMLVVRRTLSAHAIKEEEQRENIFHTRCTILNKVCNVIIDGGRCTNVASTTLVEKLNLPTLVHPHPYKLQWLNDDGDVKVTKQVVVPFFIDKYKDEVVCDIVPMNASHLLLGRPWQFDKRATHDGFKNTYFFIEDEKRIVLAPFCPQQIHQEQLISNKQKESLFLNKGDVLKAITNHNFVFVLIVKELLESNHIAVPPMVAELLEEFENVYSEELPEELPPLHGIEHHINLIPGAALPNRPAYRNNPEEAKELHKQVMELLKKGYVPESMSPYSVPALLVPQKDGFMLMCVNSRAINKITVKYRYPIPRLDDILDELHGAVIFSKVDLRSGYHQIRIKEGDEWKTAFKIKFRFYEWMVMPFGLSNAPSTFMRFLNHVLRYFIGKFMVVYFDDILIYSRSFEDHLKHLELFF from the coding sequence atgctgATGTTGAGATTTGATGTGAGGGAACCACAAGAACAAACCATTGCCCATTTTCTTAGTGGTTTGAATTATGAAATTGCTAATACTGTTCAATTGCAACCATATGTGTTGTTGCAATATGTGATCAAACTTGCCATTAAGATTGAAAGGCAAAGAATGAAAGGTGGATACAAGGGCACTACTATCAAAACATTCACAAAACCTTCTAACACTAGCACCCACTTACTAGTGATCCCACTTACTAGTGATAAAGGTGGAGTGAAGAAGCATGACAAAGGGGAGAGCTCTACCAAAGTACCAGTTGGTGTAAGCAAGGGCAAGAAGAAGGAAGTAGATCCAACCCTTTCTAAAAGAAGTAGAGACATAAAATGCTTCAAGTGCCTCAGCCATGGACACATTCCTTCAGAATGTCCCAACAAGAGAGTAATGGTGTTGAGGGAAGCCCAATGGGAGGTAGAGAGTGAAGATGAGACTTGCGAAGAGGAAGAGAATCATGAAGCATATGGTGATGAGGAAGTAGAGTATGCTGATGTTGGGGAGATGTTAGTGGTCAGAAGAACCTTAAGTGCACATGCAATAAAAGAGGAAGAGCAAAGAGAGAACATCTTCCATACTAGATGCACTATTCTCAACAAGGTATGTAATGTCATTATTGATGGTGGTAGGTGTACTAATGTTGCTTCTACTACCTTAGTAGAGAAACTTAATCTACCCACCTTAGTGCATCCTCATCCTTATAAGTTGCAATGGCTGAATGATGATGGTGATGTTAAGGTGACTAAGCAAGTAGTTGTTCCTTTCTTCATAGACAAGTATAAAGATGAAGTTGTGTGTGACATTGTGCCCATGAATGCTAGCCATTTGTTGTTAGGGaggccatggcaatttgataaaaGGGCTACGCATGATGGTTTTAAAAATACTTATTTTTTTATAGAGGATGAGAAAAGAATTGTATTAGCCCCTTTTTGTCCCCAACAAATACATCAAGAGCAGCTGATTAGTAACAAACAAAAGGAGAGTTTGTTCCTCAATAAGGGGGACGTTTTGAAGGCTATCACTAACCACAATTTTGTTTTTGTGCTTATTGTTAAAGAATTGCTGGAATCTAACCACATTGCAGTTCCTCCCATGGTGGCCGAACTATTGGAAGAATTTGAAAATGTTTATTCTGAAGAATTGCCAGAGGAACTACCTCCCCTTCATGGCATTGAACATCATATTAATTTAATTCCTGGAGCGGCATTACCGAATAGACCAGCCTACAGAAACAATCCTGAAGAGGCTAAGGAGTTGCATAAGCAAGTCATGGAGCTGTTGAAAAAGGGCTATGTTCCTGAGTCCATGAGCCCATACTCTGTTCCAGCTTTGTTGGTGCCCCAAAAGGATGGTTTCATGCTCATGTGTGTTAATAGTAGGGccatcaacaaaatcactgtaaagtatcgctATCCCATCCCTAGACTTGATGACATACTTGATGAGTTACATGGTGCTGTTATCTTTTCAAAAGTTGATCTAAGAAGTGGTTACCATCAGATTCGAATTAAGGAGGGGGATGAATGGAAAACAGCCTTTAAAATAAAGTTTAGGTTTTACGAGTGGAtggtcatgccttttggccttTCTAATGcccctagcacttttatgagattctTAAACCATGTATTGCGCTACTTCATTGGCAAATTTatggttgtttattttgatgatattctGATTTATAGCAGGAGTTTTGAAGATCATCTCAAGCATCTAGAGCTTTTTTTTTGA